The genomic DNA ACGGAGCAGCGCACCGGCACGCCCCCGTCCGGACGCCTCCATGTCGCTGCTGACCCGGCTGATGGATCACAGCCTGGACGACGGGTACGCCGAGGCCGCCGCGCGCCACGGCGCCCGCCCGCGCGGCGAGCGGCTTCCGCAGCGCCTGCGCGGGCGGGCCTGGCTCGCCGCCGGCCTGGTGCTGACCGCGCTCGTCCTCACCGTCGGCGCCGCCGAGGCGCGGATCGAGGCACCCGACCTCGCCCGCGAGCGCGAGGAACTGATCGAGCGGGTCGAGGACAGGACCGCCGCGGCGGACGACCTCGACCGCACGGTCGAGCAACTGCACGGCGAGGTGGCCGACCGGCAGCGCGAGGCGCTGGAGGAGGACGGCAGCGACCAGGCGGCGCTGCTCGCGCTGCTGGCCGGCGCCGCCGAGGCCCGGGGTCCTGGCGTACGCCTCGTGGTGGACGACGCCGCCGATGCGGGCACCGGCGCGGCCGGCGGCCCGCGCAGCTCCACGAGCTTCGCCGACGACGGCCGGGTACGCGACCGCGACCTGCAGCGCATCGTCAACGGCCTCTGGCTCGCCGGCGCCGAGGCCGTCTCCGTCAACGGCCGCCGGCTCACCGCCCTGTCCGCGATCCGCGCGGCCGGCGACGCCATCCTCGTCGACAACCGCCCGCTGGCGCCGCCGTACACGGTGCTCGCCATCGGCGACGGCGAACGCCTCCTGGAGCGCTTCCGGGAGAACGCCGACGGCCACTACCTGGACGTGCTCCAGGACAACTACGGCATCAGGGCCGGGATCTCCGCACGCGACGACCTCCGGCTGCCCGCCGCCACCGGCCTGTCCCTACGCCACGCAGAACCGAAGGAGAACAACCCCTCGTGATCGCCGTACTGGGCCTTGTCGCGGGCATCGTCATGGGCCTCGTGGTCCAGCCCGTGGTGCCGGCGGGCCTGGAGCCGTACCTGCCCATCGCCGTCGTCGCCGCGCTCGACGCGGTCTTCGGAGCGCTGCGGGCCATGCTCGACGGGATCTTCGACGACAAGGTCTTCGTGGTGTCGTTCCTGTCGAACGTCGTCGTGGCCGCGCTGATCGTCTTCCTCGGCGACAAGCTGGGCGTCGGCGCGCAGCTCTCCACGGGCGTGGTGGTCGTCCTCGGGATCCGGATCTTCTCCAACGCCGCCGCCATCCGGCGGCACGTCTTCCAGGCGTGATGCCCGTGTCCGACGAGACTCCGCCGAACTCCCCGCGCCCGGGCGACCCGCCCGCCGCGTACCCGCAGGGCACGCCGGGCGTACCGCCGACACCGCCCACAGCGCCTACACCGTCCACACCGCCGCGCCCGCCCGCGCCCCGGCACCAG from Streptomyces sp. CMB-StM0423 includes the following:
- a CDS encoding DUF881 domain-containing protein: MPQQPPERSSAPARPRPDASMSLLTRLMDHSLDDGYAEAAARHGARPRGERLPQRLRGRAWLAAGLVLTALVLTVGAAEARIEAPDLAREREELIERVEDRTAAADDLDRTVEQLHGEVADRQREALEEDGSDQAALLALLAGAAEARGPGVRLVVDDAADAGTGAAGGPRSSTSFADDGRVRDRDLQRIVNGLWLAGAEAVSVNGRRLTALSAIRAAGDAILVDNRPLAPPYTVLAIGDGERLLERFRENADGHYLDVLQDNYGIRAGISARDDLRLPAATGLSLRHAEPKENNPS
- a CDS encoding small basic family protein, which codes for MIAVLGLVAGIVMGLVVQPVVPAGLEPYLPIAVVAALDAVFGALRAMLDGIFDDKVFVVSFLSNVVVAALIVFLGDKLGVGAQLSTGVVVVLGIRIFSNAAAIRRHVFQA